In Haloarchaeobius litoreus, the following are encoded in one genomic region:
- a CDS encoding DUF2150 family protein — protein MSTPPTEYYSAERWQNWIDRVEAEDVDAEDEDSMRVFDLMQDDAAIAVAKIVSATDDDELDEEAASEKINEIGDIVFTEPEFDDEDKLFLVGSVQESLSIVLHAAMEYIHAGAADEASIPEYVSAAAEAEAEEDIESARGYLVKAGTLIIDGEELSPELGEELEYGPVAQWLNGLASLQSAMEDPEVVEEDEDAE, from the coding sequence ATGAGCACTCCCCCGACCGAATACTACTCGGCGGAACGCTGGCAGAACTGGATCGACCGAGTCGAAGCGGAGGACGTCGACGCCGAGGACGAGGACTCGATGCGCGTGTTCGACCTCATGCAGGACGACGCGGCCATCGCCGTCGCGAAGATCGTCTCCGCGACCGACGACGACGAGCTCGACGAGGAGGCGGCCTCCGAGAAGATCAACGAGATCGGCGACATCGTCTTCACCGAGCCCGAGTTCGACGACGAGGACAAGCTGTTCCTCGTCGGCAGCGTCCAGGAGAGCCTGAGCATCGTCCTCCACGCCGCGATGGAGTACATCCACGCCGGTGCCGCCGACGAAGCGTCCATCCCGGAGTACGTCTCGGCAGCCGCCGAGGCCGAGGCCGAGGAGGACATCGAGAGCGCCCGTGGCTACCTCGTGAAGGCGGGCACGCTCATCATCGACGGGGAGGAGCTCTCTCCCGAACTGGGCGAGGAGCTCGAGTACGGTCCGGTCGCGCAGTGGCTCAACGGCCTCGCCAGCCTCCAGTCCGCGATGGAGGACCCCGAGGTCGTCGAGGAGGACGAGGACGCCGAGTAG
- a CDS encoding GNAT family N-acetyltransferase — MSIAFTDWAGLLPRRIDTDRLTMLPSTPEVMDPLDYYRVCSAGADIDEVTEHLTWEPHATPKETLEFLETTRDGLDAGEDASYQLYVDPADAPEDIDGPSPRGPYADSDLVLAGGAGMGIDWDRRTGTLGTWLRKPFWGRGYSGERAAAFVALAFECLDLEVVAVEHVAGNENSHRAIERYVERFGGQKEGVLRNWALKAGAPVTQHRYSITREEYEESDADLDVTGMP, encoded by the coding sequence ATGTCCATCGCATTCACCGACTGGGCGGGACTGCTCCCGAGACGCATCGACACCGACCGCCTGACCATGCTGCCCTCGACCCCCGAGGTGATGGACCCGCTGGACTACTACCGGGTCTGCTCGGCCGGGGCCGACATCGACGAGGTGACCGAGCACCTCACCTGGGAACCACACGCGACTCCGAAGGAGACGCTGGAGTTCCTCGAGACGACCCGCGACGGCCTCGACGCCGGCGAGGACGCCAGCTATCAGCTGTACGTCGACCCGGCCGACGCGCCCGAAGACATCGACGGCCCGTCGCCACGCGGCCCGTACGCCGACAGCGACCTCGTGCTCGCCGGCGGCGCGGGCATGGGTATCGACTGGGACCGGCGGACCGGCACGCTCGGGACGTGGCTGCGCAAGCCGTTCTGGGGGCGGGGCTACTCCGGCGAGCGGGCCGCCGCGTTCGTCGCGCTCGCGTTCGAGTGCCTCGACCTCGAGGTCGTCGCCGTCGAGCACGTCGCGGGCAACGAGAACTCCCACCGGGCCATCGAGCGGTACGTCGAGCGCTTCGGCGGCCAGAAGGAGGGCGTACTCCGGAACTGGGCGCTGAAAGCGGGTGCACCGGTCACCCAGCACCGCTACAGCATCACCCGCGAGGAGTACGAAGAGAGCGATGCCGACCTCGATGTGACCGGGATGCCATGA
- the hmgB gene encoding hydroxymethylglutaryl-CoA synthase codes for MTAVGIDAVEVWTGNLKLDLAETFAEEKGKDPAYFTKGLGLRASSLPDSYEDIVTMGANAAKKLMDRKGLEPDDIGRIDVGTESSFDNSKPISTYIAGCLEQVYDGDFHHANKGERKFACIAGTQSIDDAYNWIRAGRNRGRAALVVATDTALYARDDSGEATQGAGAVAMLIDEDPSLVDLSTDQGYGSADETDFLKPNQQFPSVDGKRSVQVYLARMREALEDYESVAGDVRLDDFIYAPFHTPYPGMVRKAAALAYRHVTRDTAVEDELAESIGRQPRRESFDDDGEYEEAVREYMDALKETEQYQDWYAATVDPTLTISRDVGNWYTGSVHLARVSALKTALEAGRDVAGESMLVASYGSGAQAEIHGEIIQDGWADEIAALNVDEQIAERYDLSWSEYELVHDRHNHEMDSELEEFTTPDAEFVFDGWGRMGERKYTYVE; via the coding sequence ATGACAGCAGTCGGTATCGACGCGGTCGAAGTCTGGACTGGCAACCTGAAACTCGACCTCGCCGAGACGTTCGCGGAGGAGAAGGGCAAGGACCCGGCGTACTTCACGAAGGGCCTGGGGCTGCGGGCGTCGTCGCTGCCGGATTCGTACGAGGACATCGTGACGATGGGCGCGAACGCGGCGAAGAAGCTGATGGACCGGAAGGGGCTCGAACCCGACGACATCGGCCGCATCGACGTGGGCACGGAGTCGAGCTTCGACAACTCCAAGCCGATCTCGACGTACATCGCTGGCTGCCTGGAGCAGGTGTACGACGGCGACTTCCACCACGCGAACAAGGGCGAGCGCAAGTTCGCCTGCATCGCGGGCACCCAGAGCATCGACGACGCCTACAACTGGATTCGCGCGGGCCGGAACCGCGGTCGTGCGGCGCTCGTCGTCGCCACGGACACGGCGCTGTACGCCCGGGACGACTCCGGCGAGGCGACACAGGGCGCGGGCGCGGTGGCGATGCTCATCGACGAGGACCCGAGCCTGGTCGATCTGTCGACGGACCAGGGCTACGGCAGCGCGGACGAGACGGACTTCCTGAAGCCGAACCAGCAGTTCCCGAGCGTCGACGGCAAGCGGTCGGTGCAGGTGTACCTCGCCCGGATGCGCGAGGCACTGGAGGACTACGAGAGCGTCGCCGGTGACGTCCGCCTCGATGACTTCATCTACGCACCGTTCCACACCCCGTACCCGGGCATGGTCCGGAAGGCGGCGGCGCTGGCGTACCGGCACGTCACCCGCGATACGGCCGTCGAGGACGAGCTCGCCGAGAGCATCGGTCGGCAGCCGCGACGGGAGAGCTTCGACGACGACGGCGAGTACGAGGAGGCCGTCCGCGAGTACATGGACGCGCTGAAGGAGACCGAGCAGTACCAGGACTGGTACGCGGCGACGGTCGACCCGACGCTGACGATCTCGCGCGACGTGGGCAACTGGTACACGGGCTCGGTCCACCTCGCTCGGGTCTCCGCGCTGAAGACGGCGCTGGAGGCGGGTCGTGACGTGGCCGGTGAGTCGATGCTCGTCGCGTCCTACGGCTCGGGCGCGCAGGCGGAGATCCACGGCGAAATCATCCAGGACGGCTGGGCCGACGAGATCGCCGCGCTCAACGTCGACGAGCAGATCGCCGAGCGCTACGACCTCTCGTGGTCGGAGTACGAACTGGTCCACGACCGGCACAACCATGAGATGGACTCCGAACTGGAGGAGTTCACGACGCCCGATGCGGAGTTCGTCTTCGACGGCTGGGGCCGGATGGGCGAGCGGAAGTACACGTACGTCGAGTGA
- a CDS encoding TatD family hydrolase — protein sequence MDALDTPVLDNHMHLDPDHGRGLAAVDDFARLGGTHLLVVNKPSWHLGDLPTDRESFRHVFETTVDVVAAATERLDGRAWPVLGVHPGLVSHLVDDGYTPEEARDLMQTGLDLAAEYVADGRALALKSGRPHYEVDDAVWDASNAVMRHAFSLGAEVDCAVQLHTEASDDLTEVAEWAEDEGLDRTHVVKHYAGGELAGPIPSVMSETDRLRVAAASDAPFLMETDFVDDPDRPGAVLGPKTVPRRVRWLLEEGHDEAVRRAHVETPELVYDIDTTAAL from the coding sequence ATGGATGCGCTCGACACCCCCGTCCTCGACAACCACATGCACCTCGACCCGGACCACGGCCGCGGGTTAGCGGCCGTCGACGACTTCGCACGGCTGGGTGGCACGCACCTGCTCGTCGTCAACAAGCCGTCCTGGCACCTCGGCGACCTGCCAACCGACCGCGAGTCGTTCCGGCACGTGTTCGAGACGACCGTCGACGTCGTCGCGGCCGCGACCGAGCGCCTCGACGGGCGCGCCTGGCCGGTGCTCGGCGTCCACCCCGGACTCGTCTCCCACCTCGTCGACGACGGATACACGCCCGAGGAGGCGCGCGACCTGATGCAGACCGGGCTCGACCTCGCGGCGGAGTACGTCGCCGACGGCCGCGCGCTCGCGCTCAAGTCCGGTCGCCCGCACTACGAGGTCGACGACGCCGTCTGGGACGCCTCCAACGCGGTGATGCGCCACGCGTTCTCGCTCGGGGCCGAGGTCGACTGCGCGGTCCAGCTCCACACCGAGGCGAGCGACGACCTCACCGAGGTGGCCGAGTGGGCAGAGGACGAGGGGCTGGACCGCACGCACGTCGTCAAGCACTACGCCGGCGGCGAGCTCGCGGGGCCGATCCCGAGCGTCATGAGCGAGACGGACCGCCTCCGGGTCGCCGCCGCTTCGGACGCCCCGTTCCTCATGGAGACGGACTTCGTCGACGACCCCGACCGACCCGGCGCGGTGCTCGGCCCGAAGACCGTCCCCCGGCGCGTCCGCTGGCTGCTGGAGGAGGGTCACGACGAGGCCGTCAGGCGGGCGCACGTCGAGACGCCCGAACTCGTCTACGACATCGACACCACCGCGGCGCTGTAA
- a CDS encoding helix-turn-helix domain-containing protein, which produces MSDSPRRQLATKIAGEVTLSADPGSTLRKWRTDFDISQTNLAAELDVSSSVISDYESGRRENPGIGVVSRVVESLLTIDESRGGDHIRQYARVLSAGFESDIVRDLREYPTTVSLSRLYDAIDATEVQSGHATSVSGHTVIDSIAAITRLSSEEFYRLYGQSTSRALVFTEITRGESPLVAMRVVTPTPNAVVLHGIDEDDLWEHAPKLARADGFSLAVTTASTEEMLESLASLP; this is translated from the coding sequence ATGAGCGACAGCCCACGCCGACAGCTGGCGACGAAGATCGCCGGCGAGGTGACCCTCTCCGCGGACCCCGGCTCGACCCTGCGGAAGTGGCGCACCGACTTCGACATCTCCCAGACGAACCTCGCGGCCGAACTCGACGTCTCGTCGTCGGTCATCTCGGACTACGAGAGCGGCCGACGGGAGAACCCCGGCATCGGCGTCGTGAGCCGCGTCGTCGAGTCGCTGCTGACCATCGACGAGTCCCGCGGCGGCGACCACATCAGGCAGTACGCCCGCGTGCTCTCGGCGGGCTTCGAGAGCGACATCGTCCGCGACCTGCGCGAGTACCCGACGACCGTCTCGCTCTCCCGGCTGTACGACGCCATCGACGCGACCGAGGTGCAGTCCGGCCACGCGACCAGCGTCTCCGGCCACACGGTCATCGACTCCATCGCGGCCATCACGCGGCTCTCCTCCGAGGAGTTCTACCGACTGTACGGGCAGTCCACCTCCCGGGCGCTCGTGTTCACCGAGATAACGAGGGGCGAGTCGCCGCTGGTCGCGATGCGCGTCGTCACGCCGACGCCGAACGCCGTCGTCCTCCACGGCATCGACGAGGACGACCTCTGGGAGCACGCACCCAAGCTCGCCCGCGCCGACGGCTTCTCGCTGGCCGTGACGACCGCCTCGACCGAGGAGATGCTGGAGTCGCTCGCGTCGCTGCCGTAA
- a CDS encoding GNAT family N-acetyltransferase yields the protein MVRPYDSNTDAEALWEAKRAFELGLGSGTGGDDKRAKYEGKLTDDYRESWFTWVDRCVTDDERCVLVEPDDGEGPGDGLAGYVFVLPQRLAHVWDAAVLNELYVAPAHRGTDVADDLMDGAVAFARSMDLPLDRLVLDVDRENERAKAFYERHGFAHWGEMVAREL from the coding sequence ATGGTCAGACCGTACGACTCCAACACCGACGCCGAGGCGCTCTGGGAGGCGAAGCGGGCGTTCGAGCTCGGCCTCGGCTCGGGCACGGGTGGTGACGACAAGCGGGCGAAGTACGAGGGCAAACTCACCGACGACTACCGTGAATCCTGGTTCACGTGGGTCGACCGCTGTGTCACCGACGACGAGCGCTGCGTGCTCGTCGAACCCGACGACGGTGAGGGCCCCGGGGACGGACTCGCCGGCTACGTGTTCGTCCTGCCCCAGCGACTCGCCCACGTCTGGGATGCAGCGGTGCTGAACGAGCTCTACGTCGCCCCCGCTCACCGCGGCACGGACGTTGCGGACGACCTCATGGACGGGGCCGTCGCGTTCGCGCGGTCGATGGACCTGCCGCTCGACCGGCTGGTGTTGGACGTGGACCGGGAGAACGAGCGGGCGAAGGCGTTCTACGAGCGACACGGTTTCGCGCACTGGGGCGAGATGGTCGCCCGCGAGCTCTAA
- a CDS encoding metal-dependent hydrolase yields the protein MPSTVVHVALAGIVGCALLGRAFSWRALVAVLGLTVLVDLDVFLGFVLVGAHRAAFHSLLFLAAIGVVLLYDRSRGDGSVLRGRFGPTAHRVGSVAVVAAVFGAIGPDLMTNGANLFWPVHDQFYALNGEMYLSDRKGFVQTFVELESEEPAQSVSRGSTQETQYHTGVDTNPDRSGEAEVQERVFPLADSGEQLLLVGTGAFVMTSRLYDEYTA from the coding sequence ATGCCCTCGACAGTCGTTCACGTGGCACTCGCCGGCATCGTCGGGTGTGCCCTCCTCGGTCGCGCGTTCTCCTGGCGCGCGCTCGTCGCCGTACTCGGGCTGACGGTGCTGGTCGACCTCGACGTGTTCCTCGGGTTCGTCCTCGTCGGCGCGCACCGCGCGGCGTTCCACTCGCTGCTGTTCCTCGCCGCCATCGGCGTCGTGCTACTCTACGACCGCTCGCGCGGCGACGGCTCGGTCCTCCGCGGCAGGTTCGGTCCCACCGCCCACCGCGTCGGGTCCGTGGCCGTCGTCGCCGCCGTCTTCGGCGCTATCGGCCCGGACCTGATGACCAACGGCGCGAACCTGTTCTGGCCGGTCCACGACCAGTTCTACGCGCTCAACGGCGAGATGTACCTCTCCGACCGGAAGGGGTTCGTCCAGACGTTCGTCGAACTCGAGAGCGAGGAGCCCGCGCAGTCGGTCTCTCGTGGCTCCACGCAGGAGACCCAGTACCACACCGGCGTCGACACGAACCCGGACCGCTCCGGCGAGGCCGAGGTGCAAGAGCGCGTGTTCCCGCTGGCCGACAGCGGCGAACAGCTCCTGCTCGTCGGCACCGGCGCGTTCGTGATGACGAGCCGGCTGTACGACGAGTACACGGCCTGA
- a CDS encoding S8 family peptidase, with amino-acid sequence MADDTQRGTNRRTFLKTTGAAASAAAFAGLTQATPGREPGAKENELLVGISSSTSMASVQRQVARDLPSDANVVHENDNLGYIAVEVRDDGPSTMDAVSSRIERQSGVRYVERNTTHYAFAQPDDPKFDQQYAPQQVGAPSAWDTTFGSEDVTVAIVDTGVDYTHPDLQSRFGTNKGSDFAGGDGDPMAPSGENHGTHVAGIASATTDNGTGVAGMSDSTLLACRALGGGSGSTADIADAVEYATDQGADIINMSLGGGGYTETMKNAVSYAVNNGSLPICAAGNDGTGSVSYPAAYDECVAVSAVDENEDLADFSQYGPNLDVAAPGVDVLSTWNDSPYNSISGTSMACPAASGVAALGKAVEPGLSATELRSKLKNTAVDIGLSAEEQGAGRVSAVDIVGGDGGGGGGGGGGDCGSTSTGGSADSSLSGYWDSESYTYTTSLDSTCQVTVSLDGPSGADFDLYVTLDGRTPTTSDYDKRSITQDSQEQVIADAVSSGQDIGILVDSYSGSGSYTVSVEELGQ; translated from the coding sequence ATGGCAGATGATACCCAACGCGGTACGAACAGACGTACCTTCCTGAAGACGACCGGTGCCGCAGCGAGTGCCGCCGCCTTCGCGGGACTCACCCAGGCCACCCCGGGACGAGAGCCGGGAGCGAAGGAGAACGAGCTCCTCGTCGGCATCTCGTCCTCGACAAGCATGGCTTCCGTCCAGCGACAGGTAGCGCGAGACCTACCATCGGACGCGAACGTCGTACACGAGAACGACAACCTCGGCTACATCGCCGTCGAGGTCCGCGACGACGGACCCTCGACGATGGACGCCGTCTCCTCGCGTATCGAGCGCCAGTCGGGCGTTCGCTACGTCGAGCGGAACACGACGCACTACGCGTTCGCGCAGCCAGACGACCCCAAGTTCGACCAGCAGTACGCGCCACAGCAGGTCGGCGCACCCTCGGCCTGGGACACCACGTTCGGCAGCGAGGACGTGACCGTCGCCATCGTCGACACGGGTGTCGACTACACCCACCCCGACCTGCAGAGCCGCTTCGGGACGAACAAGGGCAGCGACTTCGCCGGCGGCGACGGTGATCCGATGGCACCCAGCGGCGAGAACCACGGCACGCACGTCGCGGGAATCGCCTCGGCGACCACCGACAACGGAACGGGCGTCGCCGGGATGTCCGACTCGACCCTGCTCGCCTGCCGCGCACTCGGCGGCGGCAGCGGCTCGACCGCGGACATCGCCGACGCCGTGGAGTACGCGACGGACCAGGGCGCGGACATCATCAACATGAGCCTCGGTGGCGGCGGCTACACGGAGACGATGAAGAACGCGGTCTCCTACGCCGTCAACAACGGGTCGCTCCCCATCTGTGCGGCCGGGAACGACGGCACCGGCTCGGTGTCGTACCCCGCCGCGTACGACGAGTGCGTGGCGGTCTCCGCGGTCGACGAGAACGAGGACCTCGCGGACTTCTCGCAGTACGGCCCGAACCTCGACGTCGCCGCACCCGGCGTCGACGTGCTCTCGACCTGGAACGACTCGCCGTACAACAGCATCTCCGGCACGTCGATGGCGTGTCCGGCGGCCTCCGGCGTCGCGGCGCTCGGTAAGGCGGTCGAGCCCGGCCTCAGCGCGACCGAGCTCCGGAGCAAGCTGAAGAACACGGCCGTCGACATCGGCCTCTCCGCGGAGGAGCAGGGTGCCGGCCGCGTCTCGGCCGTCGACATCGTCGGCGGTGACGGTGGCGGCGGTGGCGGCGGTGGCGGCGGCGACTGCGGCAGCACGTCCACCGGCGGTTCCGCCGACAGCTCGCTGTCGGGCTACTGGGACTCCGAGTCGTACACGTACACGACCTCGCTCGACAGCACGTGTCAGGTCACCGTCTCGCTCGACGGACCGAGCGGAGCCGACTTCGACCTGTACGTCACGCTCGACGGGCGCACGCCGACGACGAGCGACTACGACAAGCGCTCCATCACGCAGGACAGCCAGGAGCAGGTCATCGCGGACGCGGTGAGCTCCGGCCAGGACATCGGCATCCTCGTCGACTCCTACTCGGGGTCGGGCAGCTACACGGTGAGCGTCGAGGAACTCGGGCAGTAA